In Treponema primitia ZAS-2, a genomic segment contains:
- a CDS encoding tetratricopeptide repeat protein, translated as METASSLNDSGIALTEANRPYEAIPLFRKALIMEPENPLLWMNLGIAQQRTGDYEEALNSFQRAVFINDDLTEAWVSMGLIYYEIEQFDLSEECYQSALVRDDSSPKTWNNLGVLYFVEGSYEEARHCFEEAVSMAPMYYEALYNLRDACRELQDYRAAAEFERILGQLPPDMGRPIRFIYNN; from the coding sequence ATGGAAACAGCATCATCCTTAAACGACTCCGGTATAGCCTTAACTGAGGCTAACCGTCCCTATGAGGCTATTCCCCTGTTCAGAAAAGCCCTGATCATGGAACCCGAAAACCCCCTGCTCTGGATGAACCTGGGTATTGCCCAGCAGCGAACCGGGGATTATGAGGAAGCCTTGAACAGTTTTCAACGGGCAGTTTTTATCAACGACGATTTAACCGAGGCCTGGGTCTCTATGGGGCTGATCTACTATGAAATTGAACAGTTTGATCTTTCCGAAGAGTGCTACCAGTCGGCCCTGGTCAGGGATGACTCCTCACCGAAAACCTGGAACAACCTGGGGGTGCTCTACTTTGTGGAGGGCAGTTATGAAGAAGCCCGGCACTGCTTTGAAGAGGCGGTGAGCATGGCCCCCATGTACTACGAAGCACTTTATAACCTCAGGGACGCCTGCCGGGAACTCCAAGATTACCGGGCCGCTGCGGAATTTGAACGTATTCTGGGCCAGTTACCCCCCGATATGGGGCGTCCTATCCGCTTCATCTACAATAATTAA
- a CDS encoding TIGR00282 family metallophosphoesterase, which produces MKVLYIAELVGKTGVYALKKSLDDLKKQKPADFVIACADGATGGNGLGRNHAAYIHKLGVNVLTTGECCFYKKDLVENLGKIPYVLRPENLNSQAPGIGARIYNCGSFKIAVAVLLGQSGFTRLHGENPFSRLPALLERLRRETPYVLVDFHAEATAEKRTLFALADGSCSAVIGSHNRVQTADEMVMPGGTAVITDAGRTGSQFSVGGADKEERIREYLTGIPDWTKDGLEKPELQGVYLEINSQGKAISIERIQWPVPEMPVKEKVATAEEEEEEA; this is translated from the coding sequence TTGAAGGTCCTCTATATCGCCGAGCTAGTTGGAAAAACCGGGGTCTATGCCCTTAAAAAATCCCTGGATGATCTGAAAAAGCAAAAACCCGCAGACTTCGTCATCGCCTGCGCTGATGGCGCCACCGGGGGTAACGGCCTGGGGCGTAACCACGCCGCCTATATCCACAAACTGGGGGTCAATGTACTGACCACCGGGGAATGCTGTTTCTACAAAAAGGACCTGGTGGAAAATCTGGGAAAGATCCCCTACGTGCTGCGGCCGGAAAACCTGAACTCCCAGGCGCCGGGTATAGGCGCCCGGATCTACAATTGCGGCAGTTTCAAAATAGCCGTGGCGGTACTCCTGGGTCAGAGCGGTTTTACCCGGCTCCACGGGGAAAACCCCTTTTCGCGGCTGCCGGCCCTGCTGGAACGGCTGCGCCGGGAAACCCCCTATGTGCTGGTGGATTTTCATGCCGAAGCTACCGCAGAAAAGCGCACCCTCTTTGCCCTGGCCGATGGGTCCTGCTCGGCGGTAATTGGCTCCCACAACCGGGTCCAAACCGCAGACGAGATGGTGATGCCTGGTGGTACCGCAGTGATCACCGATGCAGGCCGCACAGGCAGCCAGTTCTCCGTGGGAGGTGCGGATAAGGAAGAGCGTATCCGGGAGTACCTGACGGGGATTCCTGACTGGACCAAGGATGGATTGGAAAAACCGGAACTCCAGGGGGTATACCTGGAGATAAACAGCCAGGGAAAGGCCATTTCCATAGAACGAATACAGTGGCCGGTTCCGGAGATGCCGGTTAAAGAAAAAGTCGCCACCGCCGAGGAGGAGGAGGAGGAAGCATGA
- a CDS encoding histidinol-phosphatase, giving the protein MRYTCLHTHSDFCDGKGEIESFCRAAWEKGLAAIGFSSHAPIAKKTGLKTDWHLPDERLNEYIDAVHAARRRWAGKLPVYLGLEVDYIKGLSGPADRDFQELGLDYIIGSVHYVFPPKGGEPFTVDSPREEFEADIKRHFDGDGAALIEAYWDSLKGMIAAGGFDILGHLDLVKKNNPNREWFSPESEAYKRRIRDIAVSVGKSGAVTELNTGGLNRGSTREPYPSPELLGLLRLQNVPVIITADAHAPEHLGGYYGLAQEILAQAGYTKTAFFEGKKDGKTVWSEEIIGQE; this is encoded by the coding sequence ATGCGCTATACCTGCCTCCATACCCATTCGGACTTTTGTGACGGAAAGGGGGAAATTGAATCCTTTTGCCGGGCGGCATGGGAAAAGGGGCTTGCGGCTATAGGCTTCAGTTCCCATGCCCCTATTGCAAAAAAAACGGGGCTCAAAACTGACTGGCATCTCCCGGACGAAAGGCTGAACGAATACATCGATGCGGTACACGCCGCCCGCCGCCGATGGGCGGGGAAATTGCCGGTCTACCTGGGCCTGGAGGTGGACTATATCAAGGGCCTCTCCGGCCCGGCGGATAGGGATTTCCAGGAACTGGGCCTGGATTACATCATCGGGTCGGTACACTATGTCTTCCCCCCAAAGGGCGGGGAACCCTTTACCGTGGACAGCCCAAGGGAAGAATTTGAGGCAGATATAAAACGGCATTTTGACGGGGACGGGGCAGCCCTGATAGAGGCCTACTGGGACTCTCTGAAAGGGATGATCGCCGCCGGGGGTTTCGATATCCTGGGCCATCTGGACCTGGTAAAAAAGAACAACCCCAACCGGGAATGGTTCTCCCCGGAAAGCGAAGCCTATAAGCGGCGGATCAGGGACATTGCGGTTTCGGTAGGCAAAAGCGGGGCCGTAACGGAACTAAACACCGGAGGCCTTAATCGGGGTAGCACCCGGGAACCCTACCCTTCTCCGGAACTGCTGGGACTGCTCCGCCTGCAAAATGTCCCGGTGATCATCACTGCAGACGCCCATGCCCCGGAACACCTGGGGGGCTACTATGGCCTGGCCCAGGAAATACTGGCCCAGGCAGGGTATACAAAAACAGCCTTTTTTGAGGGCAAAAAAGACGGAAAAACGGTTTGGAGTGAGGAAATAATAGGACAGGAATAA
- a CDS encoding HD-GYP domain-containing protein has translation MIRKEVQDHFIENAETYTRLTNEKLPGGLNAEEVIQTMVERTGKCRIIMTENNTFIDENLKPVFADPAALAEAEADELFAFACRLYSVPYLEDEGKSVDQFLALDLFKALAVNAQASGKIERELQCQYIIGEICHYLNGIMFTAEAIDAMHRVLDLAGDYISIKDKKTRYYAAVAYRGLTACLFNYGSYREFFDTVDKAILFYARQDVRSLDPDFPWDEFTNKVYKLQGWVGSHLEFGVGKPIDEDLAERNYQVLVQGFDSRELEILHGQDREKRRAVILEDTKKTEKENGMSIACYAVSAFHTGHVTLEQYLDILRDCLAVQFEWKDPPRDFVITNNRINVVITCSAILARYLNRISSSHEELPGVALGLFKFLRGISLVDLSLIEAMGDELQCVMDNALDIQNRREYIDLILKTTTHNHLPTYVHSMVVARMITLITKYFIDHDPAKLINMRGAKTAEEVVALEEEILEEANLAGMAHDVGKISYIQAVSVTSRRLTDNEFFMIKRHPGGGFKFLDKEIYGSIPDVVRGHHKDHNGKRGYPPEFDNTTSPYQFMIDICTIADCIDAATDTIGRSYQINRTADFIMNELIELAGDRYNAEAVEALKDPEIRSQISDTLNNYRREAYYKAYREMV, from the coding sequence TTGATACGCAAAGAAGTTCAGGACCATTTTATTGAAAACGCAGAAACCTATACCCGCCTGACCAATGAAAAATTGCCCGGGGGACTAAACGCGGAAGAAGTAATCCAGACCATGGTTGAACGGACTGGAAAATGCCGTATCATCATGACCGAAAACAACACCTTTATTGACGAAAATCTTAAACCGGTATTTGCGGATCCCGCCGCCCTGGCGGAAGCCGAGGCGGATGAGCTTTTTGCGTTTGCCTGCCGGCTCTATTCGGTTCCCTATTTAGAAGATGAAGGCAAAAGCGTGGATCAGTTTCTGGCCCTGGACCTCTTCAAGGCCCTGGCTGTAAATGCCCAGGCTTCCGGAAAGATCGAGCGGGAGCTTCAATGCCAGTACATAATTGGGGAAATCTGTCATTACCTAAACGGCATTATGTTCACCGCCGAGGCTATCGACGCCATGCATCGAGTATTGGATTTAGCCGGGGACTATATTTCTATAAAGGATAAAAAAACCCGGTATTACGCCGCTGTGGCCTACCGCGGCCTGACAGCCTGTTTGTTCAATTACGGATCATACCGGGAGTTTTTTGACACCGTGGATAAGGCCATTTTGTTCTATGCCCGGCAGGATGTACGCAGCCTGGACCCGGATTTTCCCTGGGACGAATTTACGAATAAGGTCTATAAGCTCCAGGGCTGGGTTGGAAGCCATTTGGAGTTCGGGGTTGGCAAACCCATAGATGAAGATCTGGCGGAACGGAATTACCAGGTCCTGGTTCAGGGCTTTGACAGCCGTGAGCTGGAGATACTGCACGGGCAGGACCGGGAAAAGCGGCGGGCTGTTATACTGGAAGATACCAAAAAAACAGAAAAAGAAAACGGCATGAGCATAGCCTGCTACGCCGTTTCCGCCTTCCACACCGGCCACGTCACCCTGGAACAATACCTGGACATACTCCGTGACTGCCTGGCAGTCCAATTTGAGTGGAAGGATCCCCCCCGGGATTTTGTAATCACCAATAACCGGATCAACGTGGTGATAACCTGCAGCGCCATCCTTGCCCGTTATCTGAACAGAATTTCCAGCAGCCATGAGGAGCTCCCGGGGGTAGCCCTGGGCTTGTTTAAATTCCTGCGGGGTATTTCCCTGGTAGACCTTAGTTTGATTGAAGCCATGGGGGATGAACTCCAGTGCGTCATGGATAATGCCCTGGATATACAAAATCGCCGGGAGTATATCGATCTGATCCTCAAAACCACCACCCACAACCACCTGCCCACCTATGTCCATTCCATGGTGGTCGCCAGGATGATAACCCTGATCACCAAGTACTTCATCGACCATGATCCTGCAAAGCTCATCAATATGCGGGGGGCAAAAACCGCCGAAGAAGTTGTCGCCCTGGAAGAAGAAATACTGGAAGAGGCAAACCTGGCCGGCATGGCCCACGATGTGGGTAAGATATCCTACATACAGGCAGTCTCGGTTACCTCCCGCCGTCTGACGGATAATGAGTTCTTCATGATAAAGCGGCATCCCGGCGGAGGCTTTAAGTTTCTTGACAAGGAAATCTACGGCAGCATCCCCGATGTGGTGCGGGGCCATCATAAGGACCATAACGGTAAGCGGGGCTATCCCCCTGAATTTGACAACACCACCTCACCCTACCAGTTTATGATTGATATTTGTACCATAGCGGATTGTATTGACGCCGCCACGGATACCATAGGCCGGAGCTATCAAATTAACCGTACTGCGGATTTTATCATGAATGAACTCATAGAGCTGGCCGGAGACCGGTACAACGCTGAGGCGGTGGAAGCCCTGAAAGATCCGGAGATACGCTCCCAAATTTCGGATACCCTGAACAATTACCGTCGGGAAGCCTATTACAAGGCCTACCGGGAAATGGTATAG
- a CDS encoding co-chaperone GroES — translation MKVKPLADRVMVKLEKSESKTAGGLFIPDTAQEKTQTGTVVAVGDDKEVIKVKSGDKVMYDKYAGTQVKIDDVEHLILKMADIIAIIE, via the coding sequence ATGAAGGTAAAGCCTTTGGCCGACAGGGTCATGGTTAAGCTGGAAAAGAGCGAGTCAAAAACTGCCGGGGGACTTTTCATCCCCGATACCGCCCAGGAAAAGACCCAGACCGGGACTGTTGTTGCGGTAGGTGATGACAAAGAGGTGATCAAGGTTAAATCCGGGGATAAGGTTATGTATGACAAGTACGCCGGAACCCAGGTAAAGATCGATGATGTGGAACATCTTATCCTCAAAATGGCGGATATCATCGCCATTATTGAGTAA
- a CDS encoding response regulator, which translates to MKKTILIIDESPLFREYLVTKLAENELDLDVDTAGNSQEGVSKMRLGYPDLIILDYPLGEQTYMDVLKEKKLNPNTAKVPVIMVAQKIDQQKLFALVPYGVQKVFTKPIKVDILFKTLKDILGIKFEIDESPSIVDVHVNDNIIFVELAQGLNADKLDLLFFKVRELIELYEIKFLKIILMLHDLDLHGTEIHKLEKLLNLLLKVSKGKHKLLLILTNDDRVKKFIAGQAEYVVFNLVSSLQEATDALMGKEKPGPAAQEPAPAIATATVGEVEGLAGGDELELLEEAGDLDDLDDSLLAMENPKPGSMQFQFDMDARKRLSPEALTRAIKNLKIAAVDDEPIMQELIKNAFQSVGVPVKTFSRGAEFLKSPNINQYDLVFLDILMPEMDGFAVLQALQERNYQTPVVVLSALSKREMVVKAFQMGVKSYLIKPMNPEDIFKKTVEILKTTF; encoded by the coding sequence ATGAAGAAAACTATCCTTATTATTGACGAATCGCCCCTGTTCAGGGAATATCTTGTAACAAAACTCGCAGAGAATGAGCTGGATCTGGATGTGGATACCGCCGGCAACAGCCAGGAAGGGGTGTCCAAAATGCGGCTCGGGTATCCGGACCTGATTATCCTTGATTATCCCCTGGGTGAACAAACCTATATGGATGTTCTAAAGGAAAAGAAACTCAATCCTAACACTGCCAAGGTTCCGGTGATCATGGTAGCCCAGAAAATCGACCAGCAAAAGCTCTTTGCACTGGTTCCCTACGGGGTACAAAAGGTTTTTACCAAGCCCATTAAGGTCGATATACTTTTCAAAACACTCAAGGATATCCTGGGAATTAAATTTGAAATTGATGAAAGCCCCAGCATTGTGGATGTCCATGTAAACGATAATATAATCTTTGTCGAGCTGGCCCAGGGACTTAACGCGGACAAGCTGGACCTGCTCTTTTTCAAAGTCAGGGAATTGATAGAGTTATATGAAATCAAATTCCTGAAGATCATCCTTATGCTCCATGACCTCGATCTCCATGGCACGGAGATCCACAAATTAGAAAAACTGCTGAACTTACTACTCAAGGTTTCCAAGGGAAAACACAAGCTTCTTCTGATCCTGACCAATGATGATAGGGTAAAGAAATTTATCGCAGGGCAAGCGGAATACGTCGTATTCAACCTGGTTTCCAGCCTTCAGGAAGCCACGGATGCTCTGATGGGAAAGGAAAAGCCCGGCCCGGCAGCTCAGGAGCCGGCCCCAGCCATCGCCACGGCCACGGTGGGGGAAGTAGAGGGGCTCGCCGGGGGTGATGAGCTTGAGCTGTTGGAGGAAGCGGGGGACCTGGATGATTTGGACGATTCCCTGCTTGCCATGGAAAACCCAAAGCCCGGGTCCATGCAGTTCCAGTTTGATATGGATGCCCGGAAGCGGCTGTCCCCGGAGGCCCTGACCAGGGCAATCAAAAACCTTAAAATTGCTGCGGTGGATGACGAACCCATCATGCAGGAGCTGATCAAAAACGCCTTCCAGTCCGTAGGGGTCCCGGTAAAAACCTTTTCAAGGGGGGCGGAATTCCTCAAAAGCCCGAATATCAATCAATACGATCTGGTTTTTTTGGACATCCTGATGCCTGAAATGGACGGATTTGCGGTACTCCAGGCTCTTCAGGAACGTAATTACCAGACCCCGGTGGTGGTCCTTTCCGCCCTGAGCAAACGGGAAATGGTGGTCAAAGCCTTCCAGATGGGTGTTAAAAGCTATCTCATCAAACCCATGAATCCCGAGGATATCTTCAAAAAAACCGTAGAAATCCTCAAAACTACTTTTTAG
- a CDS encoding septal ring lytic transglycosylase RlpA family protein, with protein sequence MKQITRVFIGFFALAGFSMLQAQDVADLTLDPFSGVAYPGSSSLSGGDYDLSVQSGSGGAAQAAPFAYTPAATSGISTSAFRQEGIASWYGTEFEGHPTASGEIFNPSQLSAAHPTLPFGTMLRVTNTQNNRQVTVRVNDRGPFVNTRIIDVSRAAAEVLDMISTGTAPVIVELSGEPVLSAPPAPPIISEPWIAPIPPLSPPFPPSVSAAPPVSAAPPELPIQIQPSIALDPNAAAVRPGIPPFGTGKQYRIQLGAYRITRNAVDTFDKVKSLGLEPSYERYGEFYRVVIDKVPAEEIPALAGKLGRAGFQEILIREE encoded by the coding sequence ATGAAACAGATAACCCGAGTTTTTATAGGTTTTTTTGCCCTGGCAGGGTTTTCCATGCTCCAGGCCCAGGATGTCGCCGATTTAACGCTGGATCCCTTTTCCGGGGTCGCGTATCCCGGAAGTTCAAGCCTTTCCGGCGGTGATTATGATCTCAGCGTCCAATCCGGAAGCGGCGGAGCTGCGCAGGCTGCACCTTTTGCATATACCCCCGCCGCCACCAGCGGCATCAGCACTTCCGCTTTCCGCCAGGAAGGCATCGCCTCCTGGTATGGAACCGAATTTGAAGGCCACCCCACTGCCTCGGGTGAAATTTTCAACCCCTCACAATTAAGCGCCGCCCACCCCACCCTGCCCTTTGGCACCATGCTGAGGGTAACCAATACCCAGAATAACCGGCAGGTAACGGTACGGGTTAATGACCGGGGCCCCTTTGTTAATACCCGGATCATCGACGTTTCCCGGGCGGCTGCGGAGGTCCTGGACATGATCAGCACCGGGACTGCCCCGGTCATTGTGGAACTTTCCGGCGAACCGGTCCTGAGCGCCCCTCCGGCGCCCCCGATCATAAGCGAGCCCTGGATTGCCCCGATTCCGCCCCTGAGCCCCCCCTTCCCCCCGTCGGTTAGCGCCGCTCCGCCGGTTTCAGCAGCACCCCCAGAGCTCCCGATACAGATCCAGCCTTCAATAGCCCTGGACCCCAATGCTGCGGCGGTCAGGCCGGGCATCCCCCCCTTTGGAACGGGTAAACAGTACCGCATCCAGCTGGGCGCCTACCGGATCACCCGGAACGCAGTGGATACCTTTGACAAGGTAAAAAGCCTGGGCCTGGAACCATCCTATGAACGGTATGGGGAATTCTACCGGGTGGTGATTGATAAGGTGCCGGCTGAGGAAATCCCGGCCCTGGCGGGAAAACTTGGCCGTGCCGGATTCCAGGAAATTCTTATACGGGAAGAATAG
- a CDS encoding SoxR reducing system RseC family protein, with protein MIETGIVQEITGNTLTLIKENNIACFGCMSQECKEKAISFTAEKPTAMAVEPGQRVETETASSALKQGLGALIPPILGFIAGFLLTGALFPTAGDPPRAAGGALLLFAVAVSCYFYRRRFPLEAKRRVIRALG; from the coding sequence ATGATTGAGACCGGCATAGTACAGGAAATCACCGGGAACACCCTGACTCTGATCAAGGAAAATAATATCGCCTGTTTCGGCTGCATGAGCCAGGAGTGCAAGGAAAAAGCCATATCCTTCACCGCAGAAAAACCCACAGCCATGGCCGTGGAACCGGGGCAGCGGGTAGAAACCGAAACCGCCAGCTCCGCCCTGAAACAGGGGCTGGGCGCCCTGATCCCCCCGATCCTGGGCTTCATCGCAGGTTTCCTGCTAACCGGCGCCCTATTCCCCACCGCCGGGGACCCTCCCCGGGCCGCTGGCGGGGCTCTGCTCCTCTTCGCCGTTGCTGTAAGCTGCTACTTTTACCGCCGCCGCTTCCCCCTGGAAGCCAAGCGCCGGGTTATTCGGGCGCTTGGCTAA
- a CDS encoding Cof-type HAD-IIB family hydrolase: protein MTSIRMLAIDLDDTLLRSDLTISFRTRNAIRKAEAAGCVVVLASGRIPSAMEQFARLLGLNKRPGYLISNNGAMIQESHTGKVIYEVRINPKIALTAYDLAAAEGFPVQIYEDDIMYISRPNEFADYDQKITGLRQVVVENFRAMVGNGCYKLLIPGDPLILKPLEHILKTYIGAESTIFTSKPYFLEILPANTDKGSALAKVAEAAGISQQAVLAIGDSMNDEAMIRWAGVGVAMANGDDRIKDIAAIITDKSNDDDGVADLIERYILGKETLPKLAGA, encoded by the coding sequence ATGACATCAATACGAATGCTTGCCATTGATTTAGACGATACCCTGTTGCGGTCGGATCTGACCATATCCTTTCGTACCAGGAACGCCATCCGAAAGGCTGAAGCGGCAGGGTGCGTGGTGGTTCTGGCTTCAGGCCGTATCCCCTCCGCTATGGAACAGTTTGCCCGGCTTCTGGGGCTCAACAAGCGGCCGGGCTACCTGATCAGCAATAACGGCGCCATGATCCAGGAAAGCCATACGGGCAAGGTTATCTATGAAGTGAGGATAAACCCGAAGATTGCCCTGACCGCCTACGATTTGGCGGCCGCAGAAGGTTTCCCGGTACAAATCTACGAGGATGATATCATGTATATCTCCCGGCCTAATGAATTCGCCGATTATGATCAAAAAATAACCGGCCTGCGCCAGGTGGTGGTAGAAAATTTCCGGGCCATGGTGGGCAATGGCTGTTATAAGCTGCTGATTCCCGGGGATCCCCTGATCCTGAAACCCCTGGAGCATATACTGAAAACCTATATCGGCGCCGAATCCACCATTTTTACCAGCAAACCCTATTTTCTGGAAATACTGCCCGCCAATACCGATAAAGGCAGCGCTCTGGCCAAGGTGGCGGAAGCGGCGGGTATATCCCAGCAGGCAGTACTGGCCATCGGGGACTCCATGAACGATGAGGCTATGATACGCTGGGCAGGGGTCGGGGTTGCCATGGCCAATGGGGATGACCGGATTAAGGACATTGCCGCTATAATAACCGACAAATCCAACGACGATGACGGGGTGGCGGATCTGATAGAGCGGTATATTCTGGGGAAGGAAACCCTGCCCAAGCTCGCCGGCGCCTGA
- a CDS encoding DJ-1 family glyoxalase III, giving the protein MLKKAIVFLADGLEEVEAITPIDYLRRAGVEVTTVSIGSGEQVMGSHKIPIAADTTLEKLHVQGKDAAADWDAVVLPGGGVGSENLAASPGVGGFLKEMAGAGKLVCAICAAPAVVLAPLGLLQGRRFTCYPGMEDRVRGAQWSGDRVVIDGLFITSRGAGTAGEFARGIIGKLVGQAEADKLAESVLL; this is encoded by the coding sequence ATGTTGAAAAAAGCGATTGTTTTTCTGGCTGACGGCTTGGAGGAAGTGGAGGCTATTACCCCCATTGATTATCTCCGCCGGGCCGGGGTGGAAGTAACTACGGTCTCTATTGGTTCCGGTGAGCAGGTGATGGGGTCCCATAAGATACCTATCGCCGCGGATACTACCCTGGAAAAGCTTCACGTCCAGGGTAAGGATGCTGCTGCGGACTGGGACGCCGTGGTGCTTCCCGGCGGCGGGGTGGGTTCGGAAAACCTGGCTGCTTCCCCTGGGGTCGGGGGCTTTCTGAAAGAAATGGCCGGGGCGGGGAAACTTGTCTGCGCCATCTGCGCTGCTCCTGCGGTGGTCCTGGCGCCCCTGGGGCTGCTTCAGGGGCGCCGTTTTACCTGTTACCCGGGCATGGAGGATAGGGTCAGGGGGGCCCAGTGGTCCGGTGACCGGGTGGTGATCGACGGCCTTTTTATCACCAGCCGGGGGGCGGGGACAGCCGGGGAATTTGCCCGGGGAATCATCGGGAAACTGGTGGGCCAGGCTGAAGCGGATAAACTGGCGGAATCGGTATTGCTGTAA